A genomic window from Salvia splendens isolate huo1 chromosome 11, SspV2, whole genome shotgun sequence includes:
- the LOC121755213 gene encoding auxin-responsive protein SAUR32-like has translation MPHIHFHHHHGRRSIPKGYLAVMVGQGSEQHRFVIPVMYPMFMQLLKASEEEYGFDQKGPISIPCHVEEFRHVRCLIDKETAEHHSHHLHGHHHNHHHHHHHQFLCFKA, from the coding sequence ATGCCGCACATTCACTTCCACCACCACCACGGGCGGCGGAGCATTCCGAAGGGGTATCTAGCGGTGATGGTGGGGCAGGGCAGCGAGCAGCATCGATTTGTGATTCCGGTGATGTACCCGATGTTCATGCAGCTGCTCAAGGCGTCAGAGGAGGAGTACGGTTTTGATCAGAAAGGTCCGATCAGCATCCCCTGCCATGTGGAGGAGTTCCGCCACGTCCGCTGCCTGATCGACAAGGAGACGGCAGAGCACCACAGCCACCACCTCCACGGCCACcaccacaaccaccaccaccaccaccaccaccagttTTTGTGCTTCAAGGCGTGA